The proteins below are encoded in one region of Candidatus Aegiribacteria sp.:
- a CDS encoding tetratricopeptide repeat protein yields MTDLAVSQDTEALKKKLSGADGLDRVRILADLSVAYRETDRRKAIEFGEQGLKLLEINVDKKLESIILNELCWAYQCIGEYQTALEYGLKNLEITDTTKDEVSRSDTFNRIGIIYYKLSNIDRALDYFLKSLRILEESDEILKVSSLLNNISIIYSNLNDESTALDYCKRAIEISEKHGCLTNLANSLNNAGSIFRRSGKLERALEYYQRTLEIRLDLGEVWKIARVLTNIGMIHDDLNNHEDALNCFFRALEIEEEKGDIHDASQTLLSISLSYASTGKFEEAYEYAGKGLSYMDNIDSPGIRRNVYQSYSEVCEMIGNFREALKFLKKYKTLNDEIYTEDSSRKVNELRVKYESDKKERETEINRLRNIELARTNEDLKSALGEVKHLSGLLPICSSCKKIRDDNGYWEQIESYISDHSEALFSHGLCPECMKKLYPELVANNKSENSCN; encoded by the coding sequence GTGACCGATTTGGCAGTCAGTCAGGATACTGAAGCTCTGAAGAAGAAGCTCTCTGGAGCAGACGGATTGGATCGTGTCAGGATTCTTGCGGATCTGTCTGTCGCATACAGGGAAACAGATCGCAGAAAAGCTATTGAATTCGGGGAACAGGGTTTGAAGCTGCTTGAAATAAACGTGGACAAAAAACTTGAATCAATAATACTGAATGAACTCTGCTGGGCCTATCAGTGTATCGGAGAGTATCAGACAGCTCTGGAATACGGATTGAAGAATCTTGAAATAACTGATACAACCAAGGACGAAGTAAGCAGATCGGATACTTTCAACCGAATTGGCATTATTTACTATAAGCTTTCAAATATTGACAGAGCTCTCGATTATTTTCTGAAGTCACTCCGAATACTTGAGGAATCGGATGAAATTCTGAAAGTATCATCATTACTGAATAATATCAGTATCATTTACAGCAACTTGAACGATGAAAGTACCGCTCTTGATTACTGTAAAAGAGCAATTGAAATATCTGAAAAACACGGCTGTCTCACGAATCTCGCCAATTCTCTCAACAACGCAGGAAGCATCTTCCGTCGATCAGGCAAACTGGAGAGAGCACTGGAGTATTATCAGAGAACTCTGGAAATAAGGCTTGATCTTGGTGAGGTATGGAAAATTGCTCGTGTTCTCACCAATATCGGTATGATTCATGATGATCTGAATAATCACGAAGATGCGCTTAACTGTTTTTTCAGAGCACTTGAGATCGAGGAGGAAAAAGGAGACATACATGATGCTTCCCAGACGCTTCTTTCCATCAGCTTGAGCTATGCGAGTACAGGCAAATTTGAAGAGGCTTATGAATACGCAGGAAAAGGACTGTCGTACATGGATAATATTGACTCTCCCGGAATACGGAGGAATGTATATCAATCCTATTCCGAGGTCTGCGAGATGATAGGGAATTTCAGGGAAGCGCTTAAATTTCTTAAGAAGTACAAAACACTTAATGATGAGATATACACTGAAGACAGCAGTCGTAAGGTTAATGAACTGCGGGTGAAGTATGAATCCGATAAGAAGGAAAGAGAAACAGAGATCAACAGGCTCAGGAACATAGAGCTTGCGAGGACGAACGAAGACCTGAAGAGTGCTCTTGGTGAAGTGAAGCACCTCAGCGGACTCCTTCCGATCTGTTCATCCTGTAAGAAGATACGTGATGACAATGGATACTGGGAACAGATAGAATCCTACATTTCCGACCATTCGG
- a CDS encoding glycosyltransferase family 2 protein, which produces MLKVAVVLVNYGQWELTRKCLDSLRRSEGVDIRVTLVDNNSEEEAPEWVQKSTGVRFKRMSENTGFAGGNNEGFLISRQDKAEFTLFLNNDAEITPGTVLNLAEFLKENPEAGIVTPPVYYASAPELIWSAGGRFIPWKMRFDQKIYSSRIDLPNKAVRMDFASGCAMMIRTELFEQTGGFRDDFFMYYEDADLCRKVALAGYSIWLLPAGEVIHHVASGSGGELSPLAVYFSERNRMILSRKMLGPGVRAIFYFYISAVLIIKTFKFLFSQKPGLIPCIWKGYFDGIQGRT; this is translated from the coding sequence TTGCTGAAAGTAGCTGTTGTACTCGTTAATTACGGTCAGTGGGAGCTTACCAGAAAATGTCTTGATTCCCTTAGGCGGTCCGAGGGAGTGGATATCAGAGTAACGCTTGTGGATAACAATTCCGAAGAAGAAGCTCCGGAATGGGTTCAGAAAAGCACAGGTGTTCGGTTCAAGCGAATGAGCGAGAACACCGGCTTTGCCGGAGGCAACAACGAGGGTTTTCTGATTTCCAGGCAGGATAAAGCTGAGTTTACCCTGTTCCTGAACAACGACGCCGAAATTACTCCCGGTACAGTTTTAAATCTTGCTGAATTTCTAAAGGAAAATCCGGAAGCCGGCATCGTGACTCCACCCGTATACTACGCATCGGCACCGGAACTGATATGGAGCGCGGGGGGCAGATTCATTCCATGGAAGATGAGATTTGACCAGAAGATTTATTCTTCGAGGATTGATCTTCCGAATAAAGCGGTTAGAATGGATTTCGCTTCAGGGTGCGCCATGATGATAAGAACGGAGCTTTTCGAGCAGACCGGCGGTTTCCGGGATGATTTTTTCATGTACTACGAAGATGCCGATCTCTGCCGGAAAGTTGCACTCGCGGGGTATTCGATATGGCTTCTTCCGGCGGGAGAGGTTATTCATCATGTTGCGTCAGGAAGCGGAGGGGAATTATCACCTCTTGCAGTCTACTTTTCAGAGAGGAACAGAATGATTCTTTCTCGGAAAATGCTCGGCCCCGGTGTGAGGGCTATTTTCTATTTTTACATCAGTGCCGTATTGATTATTAAAACATTCAAATTTCTTTTCTCGCAGAAACCCGGTCTGATACCATGTATATGGAAGGGGTATTTCGACGGTATTCAGGGTCGGACATAA